TTGCTGTTCAACCGGCTCGGCGGCGTTCCGTGACGGCGGCCAAGCAGCTCCGCTTCTGGCTGATCGGACTGGGGCTGTTCGTCCTGGCGCTCTGGCTGCTGTCGGACATGCTGCTGCCCTTCGTGGTCGGGCTGGCCATCGCCTATCTGCTCGACCCCGCGGTCGACCGGCTGGAGGCGGCGGGGCTGCCGCGCTGGCTCGGCACCACGCTGGTGCTGCTGGGATTCGTCCTGGTCATGGTGCTGGTGGCGCTGCTGCTGCTGCCGCTGGTGCAGGGGCAGGTCTCCCATCTGCTGGAGGTGCTGCCGACCTATGCGACACTGGTGAAGGAGCGGCTGATCCCGGCGCTGAATCGCTTTATCCACCGCCTGCCCGCCGACGATGTCGAGCGGCTGCGCGCCGCCGCCGGCACCTATGCCGGGGAGGTGGCGGGGCTGGTCGGACGCGTCGTCACCCGCATTCTGTCGGGTGGCCTGGCACTGTTCGACATCGTCACCCTGATGTTCATCACGCCCGTCGTCGCCTTCTATATGATGCGCGATTGGGACCTGATGGTGGGCAAGGTCGATTCGTGGCTGCCGCGCCAGCATGCCGAGACGGTGCGCGAGCAGGCGCGCGAGGTGAACGTCACCCTGTCGGGTTTCGTGCGCGGGCAGGCGACGGTCTGCGTCGTTCTGGGCGTCTTCTATGCGCTGGCGCTGTCGGCGGCCGGGCTGGATTTCGGGCTGGTGATCGGTCTGATGGCCGGTCTGCTGTCCTTCATCCCCTATGTCGGCACCCTGTTCGGCTTCGTCGCCAGCACCGGCCTTGCCCTGCTGCAGTTCGACGAGTTCTGGCGCGTCGCCATCGTGGTCGGCATTTTCCTGTTCGGGCAGGCGGTGGAAGGCAATGTCCTGACGCCGAAGCTGGTGGGCGACAAGGTCGGGCTGCATGCGGTCTGGGTGATGTTCGCCCTGCTGGCCGGCGGCAGCCTGTTCGGCTTCGTCGGCGTGCTGCTGGCGGTGCCGGTGGCCGCGGTGATCGGCGTGTTGACCCGCTTCGCATTGCGACAGTATCTCTCAAGCCCGTACTACCGCGGCACCGACGCGGAACGCTGATGGGTGTGTCCGCATGAGCTTGCCGGCGCAGATACCGCTCGACCTCGGGCACCGGACTGCAATGGGCTGCGAGGATTTCCTCGTGGCGTCCAGCAACGCCGACGCCGTGGCCTGGCTGGACCGCTGGCCGTCCTGGCCGGCCCCGGCGCTGACCCTGTTCGGCCCGGCCGGTTGCGGCAAGACCCATCTGTCCCAGGTCTGGCGCGCCCGCAGCCACGCGGTGGTGACCCGCGGCGATGCCCTCGATTCGGGCGTGGTGCCGTCCCTGCTGGCTCCCGCCAACGCCGTGGTCGTCGAGGATGCCGACATGGTCGCCGGCAAGCCCGAGCGGGAAGAGGCGCTTTTCCACCTCTACAACCTCGCCCGTGAACAGCAGGGCCATCTGCTTCTGCTGTCGCGCAAGGCGCCGTCGCGCTGGCGCACCCGGCTGCCCGACCTGCGCTCGCGCATCAAGGGCGCACCGGCGGTGGAGGTCCGGCCGCCCGACGACGCGCTGCTGGCCGCGGTGCTGGTCAAGCTGTTCGCCGACCGCCAACTGCGGCCGGGGATGGAGGTCATCACCTATCTGCTGGCGCGGATGGAACGGTCGCTGGATTTCGCCCGCCGACTGGTGGCGGCGCTGGACCATGCCTCGCTGGCGGCCCATCGTGGCGTGACCGTGCCGCTGGCGCGCGAAGTCCTTTCGGATCTGCAACGGACGGAACCGCAACGATCCGGTTCCAAAACGACCCTCTGATTCAAAAAGGGAAGAGACGACCATGGATTTGGGTATCGCCGGCCGCCGAGCCATCGTCTGCGCCGCCAGCAAGGGGCTGGGCCGCGCCTGCGCCTTCGCGCTGGCCCGCGAGGGCGTTCACGTCACCCTGACCGCCCGCAATGCCGAGGCCCTGGAGGCGACCGCCGAGGAGATCCGCAAGGCCACCGGCGTCACCGTCACCACCGCCCCCGGCGACATCGCGACGGAAGAGGGGCGGGCTGCGGCGCTGGCCGCTTGCCCGGAACCGGACATCCTGGTCAACAATGCCGGGGGTCCGCCGCCGGGCGATTTCCACGATTGGGACCGCGACGACTGGATTCGCGCTTTGGACGCCAACATGCTGGCGCCGATCTTCCTGATCAAGGCGACGGTGGACGGCATGATCGCCCGCCGTTTCGGCCGGATCGTCAACATCACCTCCGCCGCGGTGAAGGCGCCGATCCCGATTCTCGGTCTGTCGAACGGCGCGCGCACCGGCCTGACCGGCTTCGTCGCCGGCCTGTCGCGGCAGACGGTGAAGCACAACGTCACCATCAACAACCTACTGCCCGGCCCGTTCGAGACCGACCGTCTGCGCAAGACCATGGAGGGTGGCGCCAAGGCCGCCGGCCGCAGCATTGACGAAGAGATGGATTTGCGCCGCAAGACGAACCCGTCCGGCCGATTCGGCGATCCGGAGGAATTCGGGGCCGCCTGTGCCTTTCTCTGTGCCGCCCAGTCCGGTTTCATGACTGGGCAGAACATTCTTCTGGATGGCGGAGCCTTTCCCGGCACCATGTAATCTGCCGGTTATTGCAGGCGGCGGGGGCGGAACACCCCCGCGTCTCAAGTTTGTCCCTCCAATTCGCTACAAAATCCGCCCATCGTCACAGGCCATTAAGAAACGGCGACGGGAAGGGGTGTCGCGGCACCCTTTCCCCGGTCCGCCGGTCGGCAGGCACAGGACAGTGCTGCGCCGACCGGATAACGGCGTTTGCAAAGCACTGGTGCTTTGCAAGCTACTGGCACAGGAATGATGAGCATGCAGCAGAGTGTGGCGGCCCCCGCGGTCTACACCGACCTTGGCCGCGTCATGGAAAGCATCACCCGACGCTTCCTCGACGTGCTTCGGATGGAACTGGCCCGCATCGGCGTGACCGACCTCAGCCCGACGCAGGCGCTGATGCTGCTGCACATCGGCACCGAGGAACTGTCAGTCCGCGATCTGTTGGAGCGCGGCTATTACCTGGGCTCCAACGCCTCCTACAATCTGAAGCATCTGGTGGAGGCGGGCTATGTCGACCGCAGCCCGTCCCAGCGCGACCGCCGGGCTGCCCGGCTCAAGCTGTCCGACCAGGGGCTCGCGACCTGCGAGGCGCTGAAGAAGCTGGAAGCGATGCGCGCTGACAGTCTGCTGCGCACCGACAGCGACGGCGCCGATTTCGAAACCACCTATCGCACGCTGCGGCGGCTGGAACGCGCCTGGACCGACCTGATCCGCTACGACGACGCCGATCCGGCCTGAAGCTCCAAGCGTTAAACTCCACGCATTCGACACGTAACTTTCTGACCGCCTGTCCGTTCGATCTGTGTCCAGAATGGAACACCTGAGTCCGTAACGAGAACATAGACGGAACTGCGCAGTTGCCGTTCCGCTTCCGTTCTGGTAGCTCTGTCAGAACAAGACGCGAACAATGGAGGGTGGCATGTCGGTTTTGGCTTTCCTGCGTGAGTGCGTGACTCTCGCCCTGTTCCTGGCAGTGCTCTATGGCTGGGCCACGGTCGGACCGATCCTGATCGGGTGATGACCATCGAAGCGCCCGATATGCGGTCTGGGGCAGGGCGGGGCGGTAGAGCCCTTCGGAAGAGGTCTCCGAACGAGGGATGCCGCGTCGGTATTATATCCGAAATCCCAGCCCACCCCGGCCGGCACAGCGCTTACATCGGGAACACGCGGAAC
The Azospirillum sp. TSA2s DNA segment above includes these coding regions:
- a CDS encoding SDR family oxidoreductase; the protein is MDLGIAGRRAIVCAASKGLGRACAFALAREGVHVTLTARNAEALEATAEEIRKATGVTVTTAPGDIATEEGRAAALAACPEPDILVNNAGGPPPGDFHDWDRDDWIRALDANMLAPIFLIKATVDGMIARRFGRIVNITSAAVKAPIPILGLSNGARTGLTGFVAGLSRQTVKHNVTINNLLPGPFETDRLRKTMEGGAKAAGRSIDEEMDLRRKTNPSGRFGDPEEFGAACAFLCAAQSGFMTGQNILLDGGAFPGTM
- a CDS encoding DnaA ATPase domain-containing protein → MSLPAQIPLDLGHRTAMGCEDFLVASSNADAVAWLDRWPSWPAPALTLFGPAGCGKTHLSQVWRARSHAVVTRGDALDSGVVPSLLAPANAVVVEDADMVAGKPEREEALFHLYNLAREQQGHLLLLSRKAPSRWRTRLPDLRSRIKGAPAVEVRPPDDALLAAVLVKLFADRQLRPGMEVITYLLARMERSLDFARRLVAALDHASLAAHRGVTVPLAREVLSDLQRTEPQRSGSKTTL
- a CDS encoding MarR family winged helix-turn-helix transcriptional regulator, which translates into the protein MQQSVAAPAVYTDLGRVMESITRRFLDVLRMELARIGVTDLSPTQALMLLHIGTEELSVRDLLERGYYLGSNASYNLKHLVEAGYVDRSPSQRDRRAARLKLSDQGLATCEALKKLEAMRADSLLRTDSDGADFETTYRTLRRLERAWTDLIRYDDADPA
- a CDS encoding AI-2E family transporter, which produces MTAAKQLRFWLIGLGLFVLALWLLSDMLLPFVVGLAIAYLLDPAVDRLEAAGLPRWLGTTLVLLGFVLVMVLVALLLLPLVQGQVSHLLEVLPTYATLVKERLIPALNRFIHRLPADDVERLRAAAGTYAGEVAGLVGRVVTRILSGGLALFDIVTLMFITPVVAFYMMRDWDLMVGKVDSWLPRQHAETVREQAREVNVTLSGFVRGQATVCVVLGVFYALALSAAGLDFGLVIGLMAGLLSFIPYVGTLFGFVASTGLALLQFDEFWRVAIVVGIFLFGQAVEGNVLTPKLVGDKVGLHAVWVMFALLAGGSLFGFVGVLLAVPVAAVIGVLTRFALRQYLSSPYYRGTDAER